In one Lycorma delicatula isolate Av1 chromosome 5, ASM4794821v1, whole genome shotgun sequence genomic region, the following are encoded:
- the LOC142325612 gene encoding uncharacterized protein LOC142325612 gives MSNTLNLSKRKPKLSVSLSSLNHSYLDKLNSCRELTNWTIRMQNSNKLEILGQILLPTGRLAKKASAGVVEARINSSMVKTNRGTFILVGPMKNHDDGTPNEVMMQFTNGFPKHWRKVIRESRLFG, from the exons ATGAGCAATACCTTGAATTTAAGTAAACGTAAACCAAAATTGTCTGTCAGCTTATCATCATTAAATCATTCTTACTTAGATAAACTGAATTCATGTAGGGAGTTAACAAATTGGACAATCCGGATGCAGAATAGTAATAAACTGGAAATACTTGGCCaaattttgtt ACCTACTGGAAGATTAGCCAAAAAAGCCTCAGCAGGTGTAGTTGAGGCAAGAATTAATTCATCTATGGTTAAAACAAACAGAGGTACATTTATTCTTGTTGGACCAATGAAAAACCATGATGATG gcACACCTAATGAAGTAATGATGCAATTTACCAATGGATTTCCAAAACACTGGAGGAAAGTCATTAGAGAAAGCAGATTATTTGGatag